One region of Mycolicibacterium insubricum genomic DNA includes:
- a CDS encoding SDR family oxidoreductase, with protein sequence MATPSLSGTTMFISGASRGIGLAIAKRVAADGANVALMAKTAEPHPKLPGTIYTAAAEIEEAGGHALPIVGDIRDSDAVEAAVARAAEQFGGIDFCVNNASALNTDPVLGVSMKKFDLMNGIQVRGTYAVSRACIPHMRGRSNPHILTMSPPIRTEPKWLTPTAYTMAKFGMSLCALGLAEELREWGIASNTLWPRTSVATAAIANLRGEGPMRQSRKPEVCSDAAYAIFTRAATECTGNSFLCEDVLLEAGITDLSVYDYCPGTELRVDMWVDSANPPGYRQS encoded by the coding sequence ATGGCCACACCGTCGCTATCGGGCACGACGATGTTCATCTCCGGCGCCAGTCGCGGGATCGGCCTGGCGATCGCCAAGCGGGTGGCCGCCGACGGCGCCAACGTCGCGCTGATGGCCAAGACCGCCGAACCGCACCCCAAACTGCCCGGCACGATCTACACCGCCGCCGCGGAAATCGAGGAGGCCGGCGGGCACGCGCTGCCGATCGTCGGGGACATCCGCGACAGCGATGCGGTCGAGGCCGCGGTCGCGCGCGCGGCCGAGCAGTTCGGCGGCATCGACTTCTGCGTGAACAACGCTTCGGCGCTGAACACCGATCCGGTGCTCGGCGTGTCGATGAAGAAGTTCGACCTGATGAACGGCATCCAGGTCCGTGGCACCTATGCGGTGTCCCGGGCCTGCATCCCGCACATGCGGGGGCGGTCCAACCCGCACATCCTGACCATGTCACCGCCGATCCGGACTGAACCGAAATGGCTGACCCCGACCGCCTACACCATGGCCAAGTTCGGTATGAGCCTATGCGCGCTCGGTCTGGCCGAGGAACTGCGGGAGTGGGGCATCGCGTCGAACACGCTGTGGCCGCGTACCTCGGTGGCCACCGCGGCCATCGCGAACCTGCGCGGGGAAGGCCCGATGCGCCAGTCGCGCAAGCCCGAGGTCTGCTCGGATGCGGCGTATGCGATTTTCACCAGGGCCGCCACAGAGTGCACCGGCAACAGCTTCCTGTGCGAAGACGTGCTGTTGGAGGCCGGCATCACCGACCTGTCGGTCTACGACTACTGCCCGGGAACCGAACTGCGGGTGGACATGTGGGTCGATTCGGCCAACCCGCCGGGCTACCGGCAGTCCTGA
- a CDS encoding amidohydrolase family protein — MTQPVEQFRDAPIFDADQHMYETSDALTKYLPEQYARAVQYAQIGRQTRVVINNRVTDFIPNPTFERVAAPGAHEKFFAGENVEGLTLREMQGKAIDAPPATRNPADRIVELDRQGVREALNYPTLGSLVEHSSADDPQLTLAIIHALNAWILEHWGFNYAGRVFTTPIINLSEVDAAQRELAWALENGAKAALIKPGPVNGLHGWRSPALPEFDPFWRDVEAAGLPIVLHASFPPLDDYVGKWEPPYTQNFMTQSAFRWMVLGHREIADMITALICHGTLTRFPKLRIASVENGSGWIIPLFNDFEDLYKKMPQNFPEHPHEVFRRNIWVSPFWEGCVSDVVNTVGWDKVLFGSDYPHPEGLAEPKGFWRYAEGMDRRRTYDFMGDNARRFMGLPITNPDPDAVRPPQLTATGS; from the coding sequence ATGACACAGCCAGTTGAGCAGTTCCGGGATGCGCCGATCTTCGACGCCGACCAGCACATGTACGAGACGTCCGACGCGCTGACGAAGTACCTGCCGGAGCAGTACGCGCGGGCCGTGCAGTACGCGCAGATCGGCCGGCAGACCCGGGTGGTGATCAACAATCGGGTCACCGACTTCATCCCCAACCCGACCTTCGAGCGGGTCGCCGCGCCCGGCGCGCACGAGAAGTTCTTCGCCGGGGAAAACGTGGAGGGCCTGACCCTGCGCGAGATGCAGGGCAAGGCGATCGACGCGCCTCCGGCCACCCGCAACCCCGCCGACCGCATCGTCGAACTGGACCGCCAGGGTGTGCGCGAGGCGCTGAACTACCCCACGCTGGGCAGCCTGGTCGAACACTCCAGCGCCGACGACCCACAGCTGACGCTGGCCATCATCCATGCGCTCAACGCCTGGATCCTGGAGCACTGGGGCTTCAACTACGCCGGCCGGGTGTTCACCACCCCGATCATCAACCTCTCCGAGGTCGACGCGGCGCAGCGGGAGTTGGCCTGGGCGCTGGAGAACGGCGCCAAGGCGGCGTTGATCAAGCCCGGCCCGGTCAACGGGCTGCACGGCTGGCGCTCCCCCGCCCTGCCGGAGTTCGACCCGTTCTGGCGTGACGTGGAGGCCGCCGGACTGCCGATCGTGCTGCACGCGAGCTTCCCGCCGCTGGACGACTACGTCGGGAAGTGGGAGCCGCCCTACACCCAGAACTTCATGACCCAGAGCGCGTTCCGGTGGATGGTGCTGGGCCACCGGGAGATCGCCGACATGATCACCGCGCTGATCTGCCACGGCACCCTGACCCGGTTCCCGAAGCTGCGCATCGCCAGTGTGGAGAACGGCAGCGGCTGGATCATCCCGTTGTTCAACGACTTCGAGGATCTCTACAAGAAGATGCCGCAGAACTTCCCCGAGCATCCGCACGAGGTGTTCCGCCGCAACATCTGGGTCAGCCCGTTCTGGGAGGGCTGCGTCTCCGACGTCGTCAACACCGTCGGCTGGGACAAGGTGCTGTTCGGCTCGGACTATCCGCACCCGGAGGGCCTGGCCGAGCCCAAGGGCTTCTGGCGCTACGCCGAGGGGATGGACCGCCGGCGCACCTACGACTTCATGGGCGACAACGCCCGGCGGTTCATGGGCCTACCGATCACCAACCCCGACCCCGACGCGGTGCGACCGCCCCAGTTGACCGCAACCGGAAGCTGA